In Paenibacillus sp. FSL R7-0345, a single window of DNA contains:
- the pnp gene encoding polyribonucleotide nucleotidyltransferase has protein sequence MEQRVEMQLGGRRLVLETGRLAKQANAAVMVRYGDTAVLCTVTASSEPKDLDFFPLTVNYEERLYAVGKIPGGFIKREGRPSEKAILSSRLTDRPIRPLFPEGFRNDVQVLNMVMSVDQNCAPDIAAMIGTSAALSISDVPFDGPIGGVAVGRINGEFVINPDVAQQEASDIYVVVAGTKDAIMMVEAEANEVPEDVMLEAIMFGHEEIRKIVAVIEELVAVAGKEKMAVKLHAVNADVNTEVRAFAGDRLVEAVKIAEKHARQDAIDLINSETVEYFVEKYIETPELLKDVKEVLHDIVKDEVRRLITHDKVRPDGRKLDEIRPIECDTALLPRTHGSGLFTRGQTQILSVCTLGALGDVQILDGIDPTETKRFMHHYNFPPFSVGEARPLRAPGRREIGHGALGERALSKVIPSETEFPYTIRLVSEAIESNGSTSQASICASILAMMDAGVPIKAPVAGVAMGLIKDGEHVSILTDIQGMEDHLGDMDFKVAGTAEGVTAIQMDIKIAGIDRKILQEALEQAREGRLFILGKMMEAISEPRPSLSQYAPKIIIININPDKIRDVIGAGGKIINKIIEETGVKIDIEQDGRVFIGSSDEAMIQKARGIIEGIVKEVQVGEIYVGTVRRIEKFGAFVELIPGKDGLVHISQLSTERVAKVEDVVAIGDTITVKVTEIDQQGRVNLSRKAVLTAESGAKA, from the coding sequence ATGGAACAACGTGTAGAAATGCAGCTTGGCGGAAGACGCCTTGTGCTGGAAACCGGGCGCCTTGCCAAACAGGCAAATGCTGCTGTAATGGTCCGCTACGGAGATACTGCAGTCTTGTGTACAGTCACTGCTTCCAGTGAGCCTAAGGATCTGGATTTTTTCCCGCTTACTGTGAACTATGAAGAAAGACTATATGCAGTAGGTAAAATTCCGGGCGGATTCATCAAGCGCGAAGGCAGACCGAGTGAGAAGGCAATTTTGTCCAGCCGTCTGACTGACCGTCCAATCCGTCCTCTGTTCCCAGAAGGATTCCGTAACGATGTTCAAGTATTGAACATGGTAATGAGCGTGGACCAGAATTGTGCACCTGACATCGCTGCGATGATCGGTACTTCTGCTGCCCTGAGCATTTCCGATGTGCCGTTCGACGGACCAATCGGCGGAGTAGCTGTCGGCCGGATCAATGGGGAGTTTGTCATTAATCCTGACGTTGCCCAGCAGGAAGCCAGCGACATCTATGTCGTGGTTGCCGGAACTAAAGATGCCATTATGATGGTGGAAGCGGAAGCGAATGAAGTGCCTGAGGACGTGATGCTGGAAGCCATCATGTTCGGACATGAAGAAATCCGCAAGATCGTTGCTGTTATTGAAGAACTGGTTGCAGTAGCCGGTAAAGAAAAAATGGCCGTGAAGCTGCATGCGGTAAATGCTGACGTAAACACTGAGGTTCGTGCTTTTGCCGGAGACCGTCTGGTGGAAGCCGTTAAAATCGCCGAGAAGCATGCGCGCCAGGACGCTATCGATCTGATCAACAGTGAAACAGTGGAGTATTTCGTGGAGAAATACATAGAAACACCTGAGCTGCTGAAGGATGTTAAGGAAGTACTGCATGATATCGTCAAGGATGAAGTGCGCCGCCTGATCACGCATGATAAAGTGCGTCCAGATGGCCGTAAGCTGGATGAGATCCGTCCGATTGAATGCGATACAGCACTGCTGCCGCGTACACACGGTTCCGGACTCTTTACCCGCGGACAGACCCAAATCCTCAGCGTGTGTACACTTGGTGCGCTTGGTGATGTACAGATTCTCGACGGAATCGACCCGACTGAAACCAAACGTTTCATGCATCACTATAACTTCCCGCCGTTCAGCGTAGGGGAAGCCCGTCCGCTGAGAGCACCGGGCCGCCGGGAAATCGGTCACGGGGCACTGGGAGAACGCGCTTTGTCCAAAGTTATTCCTAGTGAAACAGAATTCCCGTACACTATTCGTCTGGTATCGGAAGCCATCGAATCCAACGGCTCGACTTCCCAGGCAAGTATCTGTGCGAGTATCCTCGCAATGATGGATGCAGGCGTACCGATCAAGGCTCCTGTAGCCGGTGTAGCAATGGGTCTGATCAAAGACGGAGAGCATGTCTCGATCCTGACAGACATCCAGGGCATGGAAGATCACCTCGGAGATATGGACTTTAAAGTAGCAGGTACTGCTGAAGGCGTAACAGCAATCCAGATGGATATCAAAATTGCCGGTATTGACCGTAAGATCCTGCAGGAAGCATTGGAGCAAGCCAGAGAAGGACGTTTGTTCATCCTCGGCAAAATGATGGAAGCTATCTCTGAGCCAAGACCTAGCCTGTCCCAATATGCGCCTAAGATCATCATCATCAACATCAACCCGGACAAAATCCGCGATGTTATTGGTGCAGGCGGCAAGATTATCAACAAGATCATTGAAGAAACCGGCGTGAAGATCGATATCGAACAGGACGGACGCGTATTTATCGGATCTTCCGATGAAGCAATGATCCAGAAAGCCCGCGGTATCATCGAAGGTATTGTGAAGGAAGTTCAGGTTGGTGAAATCTATGTGGGTACAGTCCGCCGTATTGAGAAGTTCGGTGCGTTTGTGGAACTGATTCCCGGCAAAGACGGCCTGGTTCACATTTCCCAGCTGTCCACAGAGCGCGTAGCCAAGGTAGAGGACGTTGTTGCTATCGGTGATACCATTACCGTAAAAGTAACCGAAATCGACCAGCAGGGCCGCGTTAACCTGTCGCGTAAGGCAGTATTGACTGCAGAGAGCGGAGCGAAGGCATAA
- the rpsO gene encoding 30S ribosomal protein S15 produces the protein MALTQERKHQLIDEHKTHESDTGSPEVQVAILTENIVNLTDHLRTHKKDHHSRRGLLKMVGQRRKLLAYLKNKDIRRYSALIEKLGLRR, from the coding sequence ATGGCATTGACTCAAGAACGTAAACACCAATTGATCGACGAGCACAAAACTCACGAATCCGATACAGGATCCCCTGAGGTGCAAGTTGCTATCCTTACGGAGAACATCGTTAATTTGACTGACCACTTGCGTACGCACAAGAAGGATCATCATTCCCGTCGCGGACTGCTGAAGATGGTTGGACAACGTCGTAAACTGCTGGCGTATTTGAAGAACAAAGACATCAGACGTTACAGCGCCCTGATCGAAAAACTGGGATTGCGTCGCTAA
- a CDS encoding bifunctional riboflavin kinase/FAD synthetase: MRTVTLSYPILPETAAEWAQPQVAALGQFDGLHRGHASVITSAVALARRQGIPAAVMTFHPHPKDVMGKGDYDGYLTPSKDKQEVLAGMGVDILYIIEFNEQLSRVSPQDFVSVMLLPLQIVTAVVGFDFRFGYLGEGDADMLRELGQGSMSVETVPPFLLNGEKVSSSGIRRSLHSGDLTLANSWFGRPYHLRGIVGHGEKRGRTIGFPTANLQLEDRYVIPAKGVYAVRVFYKDEILYGVMNVGVKPTFHDGMAAPSFEVHLFDFASDIYGQELKVELEAFIRPERKFESIDALISQIAKDAGTAKELLGYSS; this comes from the coding sequence GTGAGAACCGTAACCTTAAGCTATCCAATACTGCCGGAGACTGCAGCGGAGTGGGCTCAGCCACAAGTAGCCGCTCTGGGACAGTTCGACGGGCTGCACCGGGGACATGCCAGCGTCATTACATCCGCTGTTGCTCTGGCCCGCAGACAAGGCATTCCGGCTGCAGTGATGACCTTTCATCCTCATCCCAAGGATGTTATGGGCAAAGGCGATTATGATGGATATTTGACCCCGTCTAAAGACAAGCAGGAAGTTCTGGCCGGTATGGGTGTCGATATTTTGTATATAATAGAATTTAATGAGCAGCTCTCCCGGGTCAGTCCGCAGGATTTCGTGTCCGTGATGCTGCTGCCGCTGCAGATTGTAACCGCCGTAGTCGGTTTTGATTTCCGCTTCGGTTATCTGGGCGAAGGGGATGCGGACATGCTGCGTGAACTTGGGCAGGGATCAATGAGCGTAGAGACGGTTCCGCCATTCCTGCTTAACGGGGAGAAGGTAAGCAGCTCGGGAATCCGGAGAAGCCTGCACAGCGGTGATCTGACTCTTGCAAACAGCTGGTTCGGTCGCCCGTATCATCTGCGCGGAATTGTCGGGCATGGTGAGAAGCGCGGACGGACCATCGGATTCCCGACAGCCAATCTTCAGCTTGAAGACCGCTATGTGATACCGGCTAAGGGAGTTTATGCCGTTAGGGTTTTCTATAAGGATGAAATCCTGTACGGAGTCATGAATGTCGGTGTTAAGCCTACCTTCCATGACGGGATGGCGGCGCCAAGCTTTGAGGTGCATCTGTTCGATTTCGCCTCAGACATTTACGGACAGGAGCTGAAGGTCGAGCTTGAAGCCTTCATCCGACCTGAACGGAAGTTCGAGTCGATTGACGCGCTGATCTCGCAGATTGCGAAGGATGCCGGGACAGCAAAAGAGCTGCTGGGTTATTCTTCATAA
- the truB gene encoding tRNA pseudouridine(55) synthase TruB gives MSELTGVLAVFKPAGFTSHDVVAKARRILGMKRIGHTGTLDPQVTGVLPLCLGRATRVVEYIQELPKEYVATLRLGLSSDTEDMTGTITESVEEVQVTEAEVLAVLESFKGVISQVPPMYSAVKVDGKRLYELAREGKTVERKSREVEIYEIEMKDMVWNGNYPDITFRVLCSKGTYIRTLCVDIGRALGLPGVMVELTRTMSAGISASHCLTLEQIAEHKDNGTLQQHLIAADEAISHLPRHTVSDEKKMAALQGQRLSLRFVVPEVKDNGDFRLYDTAGEFLGIYKLDEMRAIAPVKVFAQR, from the coding sequence ATGAGCGAGCTTACTGGTGTACTGGCGGTATTTAAGCCGGCAGGCTTTACATCTCATGATGTGGTTGCCAAAGCGCGGCGCATTCTTGGTATGAAGCGGATTGGCCACACCGGGACACTGGATCCGCAAGTGACCGGTGTGCTGCCGCTGTGTCTTGGACGGGCCACCCGGGTAGTGGAGTACATACAAGAGCTTCCCAAGGAATATGTAGCGACACTGCGTCTGGGCCTGTCGAGCGATACCGAGGATATGACAGGGACAATTACGGAATCAGTAGAGGAAGTACAGGTTACCGAGGCTGAAGTGTTGGCTGTACTGGAATCGTTCAAAGGGGTTATCTCACAGGTGCCGCCTATGTACTCGGCGGTCAAGGTTGACGGTAAACGTCTTTATGAGCTGGCCAGAGAAGGCAAGACAGTCGAGCGCAAGAGCAGGGAAGTGGAAATCTATGAGATTGAAATGAAGGATATGGTCTGGAACGGCAATTATCCTGACATTACCTTCCGTGTACTTTGCTCTAAAGGGACTTATATCCGTACGCTATGTGTCGATATCGGCCGTGCGCTTGGACTGCCCGGCGTTATGGTTGAACTCACACGTACGATGTCTGCCGGAATCTCTGCCAGCCACTGTCTGACACTTGAACAGATTGCGGAGCACAAGGACAACGGTACGCTGCAGCAGCATCTGATTGCTGCGGATGAAGCCATCTCCCACCTGCCCCGGCATACAGTCAGTGATGAGAAGAAAATGGCTGCCCTGCAGGGACAGCGACTATCCCTCCGGTTTGTAGTGCCTGAGGTGAAGGATAACGGCGATTTCCGGCTGTATGACACTGCAGGCGAGTTTCTCGGTATTTACAAGCTGGATGAGATGAGAGCCATTGCTCCGGTTAAAGTATTTGCACAGCGCTAA
- a CDS encoding bifunctional oligoribonuclease/PAP phosphatase NrnA: MQSYEQSLQQTREFLLEHDDYLVVSHVQPDGDAVSSTLAVGWLLSCLGKKYTMLNEGPIPQRMEYLWHAGEIVNLAEGELPRQYSNIICVDCADFQRVGLTQRHFASDAAILNIDHHPTNNGYGLVTLIKPDAAATAEILFDLLKTFQVEWDLDIATAIYTGLLTDTGGFRYTNTSPKVMAAVSELLAMGVNGPELAENLLEEMTLAQVKVLNRALGTLQLSPEGDIAWLHVTPQDMIDCGAANEDLEGIVNYPRNIRGVEVGILFKVINEHAVKASLRSAGKVDVAALAQVFGGGGHTRAAGARIDGTLDEAVALVLQEVRRHL; this comes from the coding sequence ATGCAGAGCTATGAACAAAGTCTCCAGCAGACCCGTGAGTTTCTGCTGGAACACGACGATTATCTTGTAGTGTCGCATGTTCAGCCGGACGGAGATGCAGTCAGCTCCACCCTTGCGGTGGGCTGGCTTCTCTCATGTCTGGGCAAAAAATATACTATGCTGAATGAAGGTCCGATCCCGCAGCGGATGGAATATTTATGGCATGCCGGTGAAATCGTGAACCTGGCGGAAGGTGAGCTGCCCCGCCAATACAGCAATATCATTTGTGTCGATTGTGCGGATTTTCAGCGTGTGGGCCTGACTCAGCGTCATTTCGCCAGCGATGCGGCCATCCTTAATATTGATCATCATCCAACCAATAATGGTTACGGCCTCGTTACGCTGATTAAGCCGGATGCGGCTGCGACTGCAGAAATTTTGTTCGACCTGCTGAAGACGTTTCAGGTAGAATGGGACCTTGATATTGCTACAGCCATTTACACCGGACTGCTGACAGACACCGGCGGCTTCCGCTATACAAATACTTCCCCCAAGGTTATGGCAGCCGTTTCCGAACTGCTGGCAATGGGTGTGAACGGTCCTGAGCTGGCGGAGAATCTGCTGGAGGAAATGACTCTGGCCCAGGTAAAAGTGTTGAACCGAGCGCTGGGCACCCTGCAGCTGTCTCCTGAAGGGGATATCGCCTGGCTGCATGTCACTCCGCAGGATATGATCGATTGCGGTGCGGCGAATGAAGATCTGGAAGGCATCGTGAATTACCCGCGTAACATTCGCGGTGTGGAAGTCGGCATCCTGTTCAAGGTAATCAACGAGCATGCCGTTAAAGCAAGCCTGCGTTCTGCCGGCAAGGTGGACGTGGCTGCACTGGCACAGGTATTCGGCGGAGGCGGACATACCCGGGCAGCTGGTGCACGCATCGACGGAACACTCGATGAAGCGGTTGCGCTGGTGCTTCAGGAGGTCAGACGTCATCTATGA
- the rbfA gene encoding 30S ribosome-binding factor RbfA, producing MSKIRAGRVGEQIKKELSQLIQSGLKDPRVGFVTVTGVDVTNDLSQAKVYLSVFGDAEQQNASLKAIEKAGGFLRSELGKAIRLRHTPELIFKIDESVAYGSHIEKLLGEIKHEES from the coding sequence ATGTCTAAAATCAGAGCAGGACGGGTTGGCGAGCAGATCAAAAAAGAGCTCAGCCAGCTTATCCAGAGCGGTCTGAAGGACCCGCGTGTCGGGTTCGTCACCGTAACCGGCGTAGACGTGACAAACGATCTGTCGCAGGCCAAAGTATATCTGAGCGTATTCGGCGACGCGGAGCAGCAGAATGCTTCACTCAAAGCGATCGAGAAAGCGGGTGGCTTTCTCCGCTCTGAGCTTGGCAAGGCGATCCGCCTGCGCCATACGCCTGAGCTGATCTTCAAGATTGACGAATCCGTAGCTTACGGAAGTCATATTGAAAAGCTGCTCGGTGAGATCAAGCACGAGGAAAGCTAG
- the infB gene encoding translation initiation factor IF-2: protein MTKEDNKDKLRVYEYAKSLNMSSKEIITILKRLNVPVNNHMSVMENGSVNKVEQFFKDIKSNAAVKRDTGTSSRPVSAGAVTAVPQSTQNANKNQPEKQVGMNSNQNNNQSTTSSRPQSGQDSRRTTSGSTQNSRPQGSSTGGNRPQGSSTGGNRPQGSSTGGNRPQGSSTGGNRPQGGSTGGNRPQGSNSGGNRPQGSNSGGNRPQGSGTGSRPQGQGGGAPRTGDRPQSSAPRTDSRPQGQGGGGDFSRGGDRGPKKNTTGGRPNNNSGQKRFEDGKGGNFRNNRGGKNGRGRNQPVVHREKIDNTPKKIIVRGSMTVGETAKLLHKDASEVIKKLILMGVMATINQELDIDTILLLAGEFGVEVEVKIPVDEDSFETVEENDSDEDLQSRPPVVTIMGHVDHGKTTLLDAIRSTNVTGGEAGGITQHIGAYQVEINHKKITFLDTPGHEAFTAMRARGAQVTDMTIIVVAADDGVMPQTVEAINHAKAAGLPIIVAVNKIDKPGADPDRVKQELTNYELVPEEWGGDTIFVNLSAKQRINLEELLEMILLVAEVNEYKANPDKRARGTVIEAELDKNRGPVARILVQNGTLKVGDAFVAGNCFGRVRAMVNDKGRKIKEAGPSTPVEITGLTEVPQAGDPFMAFEDERKARAIADRRSTTQRQSELNTNTRVTLDDLFKHIKDGEIKDLNVIIKGDVQGSIEALKGSLAKIEVEGVRVKIIHSGAGAITESDITLAAASNAIVIGFNVRPDAQTKAAAEQEKVDVRLHNIIYNVIEEIESAMKGMLDPVFKENIIGHAEVRNVFKISKVGSVAGCMVTDGKITRNAEMRLVRGGIVVFEGKIDTLKRFKDDAKEVAQGYECGITLERYNDLQEGDVIEAFIMEKVER, encoded by the coding sequence TTGACTAAAGAAGATAATAAGGATAAACTGCGCGTATATGAGTACGCAAAGTCACTGAATATGAGCAGTAAGGAAATTATTACAATTCTGAAGCGTTTGAATGTTCCTGTGAATAATCATATGAGTGTGATGGAGAACGGCTCTGTAAATAAAGTGGAGCAGTTTTTTAAGGACATTAAATCAAATGCTGCAGTCAAGCGGGACACGGGCACCAGCAGCCGCCCGGTTTCAGCCGGAGCGGTAACCGCCGTACCCCAAAGTACTCAGAATGCCAACAAAAATCAACCGGAAAAGCAGGTAGGTATGAACAGTAACCAAAACAACAACCAATCGACAACGTCGTCAAGGCCCCAAAGCGGACAAGATTCCCGCAGAACTACATCAGGCTCCACCCAGAACTCCCGCCCGCAAGGCAGCTCCACCGGCGGCAACCGTCCGCAGGGCAGCTCCACTGGCGGTAACCGTCCGCAAGGCAGCTCCACCGGCGGCAACCGCCCGCAGGGCAGCTCCACCGGCGGTAACCGTCCGCAGGGCGGCTCCACTGGCGGCAACCGTCCGCAAGGCAGCAACAGCGGCGGTAACCGTCCACAGGGCAGCAACAGCGGCGGCAACCGTCCGCAGGGCAGCGGCACAGGCAGCCGTCCGCAAGGACAAGGCGGCGGTGCTCCGCGTACCGGCGACCGTCCTCAGAGCAGTGCTCCCCGCACAGACAGCCGTCCGCAAGGACAGGGCGGCGGCGGTGATTTCTCCCGCGGCGGCGACAGAGGCCCGAAGAAGAACACTACGGGTGGCAGACCGAACAACAACAGCGGTCAAAAACGGTTTGAAGACGGTAAAGGCGGCAATTTCCGCAACAACCGTGGCGGCAAGAATGGCCGCGGCAGAAACCAGCCGGTCGTACACCGTGAGAAGATTGACAACACACCGAAGAAGATTATTGTCCGCGGCAGCATGACCGTTGGCGAAACAGCCAAACTGCTGCATAAGGATGCTTCCGAAGTCATCAAGAAGCTGATCCTGATGGGCGTTATGGCGACCATCAACCAGGAGCTTGATATCGACACTATTCTGCTCCTGGCCGGAGAATTCGGCGTAGAAGTAGAAGTGAAGATTCCTGTTGATGAAGACAGCTTTGAAACGGTGGAAGAGAACGATTCCGATGAGGATCTGCAGAGCCGTCCGCCGGTTGTTACGATCATGGGTCACGTTGACCATGGTAAAACAACATTGCTGGATGCGATCCGTTCGACCAACGTAACCGGTGGCGAAGCCGGCGGGATTACTCAGCACATCGGTGCGTATCAGGTCGAAATCAACCACAAGAAAATTACATTCCTGGATACTCCGGGTCACGAAGCGTTTACCGCCATGCGTGCCCGCGGTGCTCAAGTAACAGATATGACCATTATCGTGGTAGCTGCCGATGACGGTGTTATGCCTCAGACGGTAGAAGCAATCAACCACGCGAAGGCTGCCGGGCTTCCAATCATTGTTGCTGTTAACAAGATCGATAAGCCGGGTGCAGACCCAGACCGTGTGAAGCAGGAGCTTACCAACTATGAGCTGGTACCGGAAGAGTGGGGCGGAGACACCATCTTCGTTAACCTGTCCGCCAAACAGCGCATTAACCTGGAAGAGCTGCTGGAAATGATCCTGCTTGTAGCAGAAGTCAACGAGTACAAAGCGAACCCTGACAAACGGGCACGCGGTACTGTTATAGAAGCTGAGCTTGACAAAAACCGTGGTCCGGTTGCCCGGATTCTCGTACAGAACGGTACGCTGAAAGTCGGAGACGCCTTTGTTGCAGGTAACTGCTTCGGACGTGTCCGCGCTATGGTAAATGACAAGGGACGCAAAATCAAGGAAGCGGGACCTTCCACTCCAGTGGAAATTACCGGTCTGACCGAAGTGCCGCAGGCGGGCGATCCGTTTATGGCCTTTGAAGATGAGCGTAAAGCCCGTGCAATTGCTGACAGACGTTCGACTACCCAGCGTCAATCCGAGCTGAACACCAATACCCGCGTTACGCTGGATGACCTGTTCAAGCACATTAAAGACGGCGAGATTAAAGACCTGAACGTAATCATTAAGGGTGACGTGCAAGGTTCGATTGAGGCGCTGAAAGGCTCCTTGGCGAAAATTGAGGTTGAAGGCGTACGCGTGAAGATTATTCATAGCGGTGCCGGCGCCATTACAGAATCTGATATTACTTTGGCCGCAGCATCCAATGCCATCGTAATCGGCTTCAACGTCCGCCCAGACGCTCAGACCAAAGCTGCTGCAGAGCAGGAAAAGGTTGATGTGCGTCTGCACAACATCATCTACAACGTAATTGAAGAGATCGAAAGTGCCATGAAGGGCATGCTTGATCCGGTCTTCAAAGAAAATATTATCGGTCACGCTGAAGTGCGCAACGTCTTCAAAATCAGCAAAGTGGGCAGTGTTGCAGGCTGTATGGTTACAGACGGCAAAATCACCCGCAATGCCGAAATGCGCCTGGTCCGCGGCGGAATTGTCGTCTTCGAAGGCAAGATCGATACCTTGAAGCGCTTCAAGGATGATGCAAAAGAAGTGGCGCAAGGTTATGAATGCGGCATAACTTTGGAACGCTATAATGACCTCCAAGAGGGGGACGTTATCGAAGCGTTCATCATGGAAAAGGTAGAGCGCTAA
- a CDS encoding YlxQ family RNA-binding protein, which yields MSKTLSYLGLAMRAGKIVTGDEAVLKAVRSSEAKLVVLAGDASDNTQKKFRDKCGTYDIPLVIAFHRDELGASIGKDQRVVLAVTDKGFAEMISRTLGDTVGGGVID from the coding sequence ATGAGTAAAACCCTTTCTTATTTAGGGCTTGCGATGAGAGCAGGCAAGATTGTCACCGGAGATGAGGCTGTACTCAAAGCAGTGCGGTCTTCAGAGGCGAAGCTGGTCGTCCTGGCAGGTGACGCTTCAGATAATACCCAAAAAAAGTTCCGTGATAAGTGCGGAACCTACGATATTCCACTAGTAATCGCATTTCACCGGGATGAACTCGGTGCAAGTATTGGTAAAGACCAGCGCGTAGTGCTGGCCGTTACGGATAAAGGATTCGCGGAAATGATCTCCAGAACGCTTGGAGATACTGTCGGAGGTGGAGTTATTGACTAA
- a CDS encoding YlxR family protein: MKQKKVPLRKCVASQEMMPKKELIRVVRTPDGEVMIDLTGKKSGRGAYICGKLECFKLAQKNKALDRALKCQVSPEIYAQLARDFASVEEEFLAAKDSEDNE; this comes from the coding sequence TTGAAGCAAAAGAAGGTTCCGCTGCGCAAATGTGTTGCCAGTCAGGAGATGATGCCCAAGAAAGAACTGATCCGCGTGGTCCGTACACCGGACGGCGAAGTGATGATTGATCTGACGGGCAAAAAATCAGGACGCGGGGCGTATATCTGCGGCAAACTGGAATGCTTTAAACTGGCACAAAAAAACAAAGCGCTTGACCGAGCATTAAAGTGTCAGGTGAGTCCTGAAATCTATGCCCAGCTGGCCAGGGATTTTGCATCCGTCGAGGAAGAATTTCTAGCAGCAAAGGACAGTGAGGACAATGAGTAA
- the nusA gene encoding transcription termination factor NusA produces the protein MSMDFIEAMNELEREKGISKDVLFEAIEAALISSYKRNFNAAQNVRVDMNRNTGVIKVFARKMVVEEVLDARTEISLPAAREINPHFQLEDVAELEVTPRDFGRIAAQTAKQVVTQRIREAERGLIYNAFIDKEDDIVTGLVQRQDMRNIYVDLGKIEAVLPLSELMPGEKFKQSERIKAYITKVENTTKGPQIMLSRSHPGLLKRLFELEVPEIFDGVVEIRSVAREAGFRSKIAVFSRNEEVDPVGSCVGPRGTRVQTIVTELRGEKIDIVRYSEAVQEYVANALSPSKVLEVQVFEAEKMARVIVPDYQLSLAIGIKGQNARLAAKLTGWKIDIKSETQAEQEYGRPKTYNDEMHQDSVSID, from the coding sequence ATGAGTATGGATTTTATTGAAGCTATGAATGAACTGGAAAGGGAGAAAGGCATCAGTAAGGATGTGCTGTTTGAAGCCATCGAAGCTGCGCTGATCTCCAGCTATAAACGCAACTTCAATGCGGCGCAGAACGTGCGTGTGGATATGAACCGCAACACAGGCGTAATTAAAGTGTTTGCACGCAAGATGGTTGTCGAGGAGGTTCTCGACGCCAGAACTGAGATTTCCTTGCCTGCGGCAAGAGAAATCAACCCGCATTTCCAGCTGGAAGATGTCGCCGAGCTTGAAGTAACACCGCGCGATTTCGGACGTATTGCCGCACAGACCGCGAAGCAGGTCGTTACCCAGCGTATCCGTGAAGCGGAACGCGGACTTATCTATAACGCTTTTATTGATAAGGAAGATGATATTGTTACCGGCCTTGTACAGCGCCAGGATATGCGCAATATTTACGTCGATCTCGGCAAAATCGAAGCGGTGCTGCCGCTCAGCGAACTGATGCCGGGGGAGAAGTTCAAGCAGAGCGAGCGGATCAAGGCATACATCACCAAGGTGGAGAACACAACGAAGGGTCCGCAGATTATGCTGTCCCGCAGCCATCCTGGCCTGCTCAAGCGTCTGTTCGAGCTGGAAGTGCCTGAAATTTTTGACGGAGTCGTTGAAATTCGTTCTGTTGCCCGTGAAGCAGGCTTCCGTTCGAAGATTGCTGTATTTTCCCGCAATGAAGAGGTTGATCCGGTCGGCTCCTGTGTAGGTCCTAGAGGTACACGTGTCCAGACAATCGTGACTGAGCTGCGCGGCGAGAAGATTGACATCGTGCGTTACTCCGAAGCGGTGCAGGAATACGTGGCCAATGCCCTCAGCCCGTCCAAGGTGCTTGAAGTTCAAGTCTTTGAAGCTGAGAAGATGGCCCGCGTTATCGTGCCTGACTATCAGTTGTCGCTGGCTATCGGTATTAAGGGGCAGAATGCCCGTCTGGCCGCCAAGCTGACCGGCTGGAAAATTGATATCAAGAGCGAGACGCAAGCGGAGCAGGAATACGGCAGACCGAAAACGTATAACGATGAAATGCATCAGGATTCCGTCTCCATCGATTAA
- the rimP gene encoding ribosome maturation factor RimP: protein MSTPKSKIKQTVEQMLGSYLEDNGFELVDVEYVKEGSNWFLRIFVDKEGGIDIDDCGAISEYFSSKLDENDPIPEAYFLEVSSPGAERPLKKAADVAKAVGKDVYVTVYEPIQGLKEFEGRLLSFENEELLISAGKKEHVVPYAKVASARLAIIF, encoded by the coding sequence TTGAGCACACCCAAATCCAAAATCAAACAAACGGTAGAGCAGATGCTCGGGTCCTATCTTGAGGACAATGGTTTCGAACTGGTGGATGTTGAATACGTGAAGGAAGGTTCCAACTGGTTTTTGCGCATATTCGTAGATAAAGAAGGCGGCATTGATATTGATGACTGTGGTGCCATCAGCGAATATTTCAGCTCAAAGCTGGATGAGAATGATCCGATTCCTGAAGCTTATTTCCTGGAGGTTTCCTCTCCCGGAGCTGAACGTCCGCTCAAAAAGGCAGCGGATGTAGCCAAGGCGGTAGGCAAGGACGTATATGTAACGGTTTATGAGCCGATTCAGGGCCTTAAGGAATTCGAGGGCCGTTTGCTCTCGTTCGAGAATGAGGAACTGCTCATCTCCGCGGGCAAAAAAGAACATGTTGTGCCGTATGCCAAAGTCGCCAGCGCGAGATTGGCCATTATTTTTTAA